The DNA window GAAAGCATAAATAACTGGTTTAGCTGTCAATAGATGGAGGTCGGCTACTGTATCAAGATCAATAGAAGGGAGTGCTGATAATGGCGTACCAGCTTGAAGATGCACGAGTAGGCTTTGTAGGTATTCAACCTGGGTCTTGATAGCAGGCTTGGCTTTTGACTCCTTGATTAGTTTTGGAAGTCGAGTTTCGATTGTTTGGATATCTGCGAGCATAAGTTCGGTATTTATAACTTCAATGTCATCACGAGGGTCAATTTTTTCAGAAACGTGGATGATGTCATTATTCTCGAATGCGCGGACGATATGTACAATTGCTTCGCAGTTTCGGATATTTGCAAGAAATTTATTGCCAAGCCCCTCACCGTTACTCGCACCAGCCACTAATCCTGCGATGTCAACAAACGTTATGACAGCTGGGATAACTTTTTCAGCCGTATACATAGACCGGAGAACGTCAAGTCGAGGATCTGGAACTGGAACAATTCCAGTATTTGGCTCAATCGTTGCAAACGGATAATTTGCTGCAAGAATATTATTATTTGTAAGTGCATTAAAGAGGGTAGATTTTCCAACATTTGGTAGACCGACGAT is part of the Candidatus Saccharimonadales bacterium genome and encodes:
- the ychF gene encoding redox-regulated ATPase YchF encodes the protein MSLSIGIVGLPNVGKSTLFNALTNNNILAANYPFATIEPNTGIVPVPDPRLDVLRSMYTAEKVIPAVITFVDIAGLVAGASNGEGLGNKFLANIRNCEAIVHIVRAFENNDIIHVSEKIDPRDDIEVINTELMLADIQTIETRLPKLIKESKAKPAIKTQVEYLQSLLVHLQAGTPLSALPSIDLDTVADLHLLTAKPVIYAFNVDEETLLNGSKKELLSKLVAPSRTIFVCAKLEEELKGLEIAEATELLESYGVEETGLLQMIHAAYDILGLQSYLTAGPKEVRAWTIKKGATAPQAAGVIHSDFERGFIAAQIIDFDDLVAAGSEAAAKQQGKVRTEGKTYIMQPGDIVDFRFNV